In Streptomyces griseiscabiei, a single genomic region encodes these proteins:
- a CDS encoding MFS transporter, which yields MTDLGTPTRGAATGTGDRSRPRAALPALCATQIVSWGIVYYAFPVLNPQITHATGWPAGATTAAFSLGLVISALAGIRVGRILDRRGPRTVMTAGSVCGTVSLLIVAAAPNLPVLFIGWALAGLAMAATFYQPAFAALTRWWAPDHVRALTIVTLAGGLASTVFAPLTATLADHLSWRHTYLALAMILAAVTIPAHALALRAPWPEAPTSPAHKAADAADARRSRPFLLLAATFTLSSFAMYAVVVALVPLLLERGYTTSQAAWALGIGGAGQTLGRTLYATLARRTTATTRTTVLIALGGLTTAAFAATPGPYGLLIAVSVVAGMVRGNLTLLQATAITDRWGTTHYGRLSGLLAAPAHTASALAPFAGAALAVPLGGYGPLFFLLVVPSVAAALIAPWTATDAIRRRTPGL from the coding sequence GTGACCGATCTGGGCACCCCCACGCGCGGAGCCGCGACCGGAACAGGGGACCGGTCGCGGCCCCGCGCCGCCCTGCCCGCCCTCTGCGCCACGCAGATCGTGAGTTGGGGCATCGTCTACTACGCCTTCCCCGTCCTCAACCCCCAGATCACCCATGCGACCGGCTGGCCGGCCGGGGCGACCACCGCGGCGTTCTCCCTCGGCCTCGTCATCTCCGCCCTCGCCGGGATCCGCGTCGGACGCATCCTCGACCGGCGCGGCCCGCGCACCGTCATGACCGCCGGTTCCGTGTGCGGCACCGTCAGCCTGCTGATCGTGGCCGCGGCTCCCAACCTGCCGGTCCTCTTCATCGGTTGGGCGCTCGCCGGGCTCGCGATGGCCGCCACCTTCTACCAGCCCGCGTTCGCCGCCCTCACCCGCTGGTGGGCCCCCGACCACGTCCGCGCCCTGACCATCGTCACCCTCGCCGGCGGCCTCGCCTCCACCGTCTTCGCACCCCTGACCGCGACCCTCGCCGACCACCTGTCCTGGCGCCACACCTACCTCGCGCTCGCCATGATCCTCGCCGCCGTCACCATCCCGGCCCACGCCCTGGCACTGCGCGCGCCCTGGCCCGAGGCCCCAACGAGCCCTGCCCATAAGGCCGCCGACGCTGCCGATGCCAGGCGCAGCCGACCGTTCCTGCTGCTCGCAGCCACCTTCACCCTGTCCAGCTTCGCGATGTACGCCGTCGTCGTCGCGCTCGTCCCGCTCCTGCTGGAACGCGGGTACACCACCAGCCAGGCCGCCTGGGCCCTCGGCATCGGCGGCGCCGGACAGACCCTGGGCCGAACCCTGTACGCCACCCTCGCCCGCCGCACCACCGCCACGACCCGCACTACGGTCCTCATTGCACTCGGCGGACTGACGACGGCCGCGTTCGCCGCCACCCCAGGTCCGTACGGCCTCCTCATCGCCGTCTCGGTCGTAGCCGGCATGGTCCGCGGCAACCTCACCCTGCTCCAGGCCACCGCCATCACCGACCGCTGGGGCACCACCCACTACGGCCGCCTCTCCGGACTCCTCGCCGCGCCCGCCCACACAGCATCAGCCCTTGCACCATTCGCCGGCGCCGCCCTGGCCGTGCCCCTCGGCGGCTACGGACCGCTGTTCTTCCTCCTGGTCGTCCCCTCCGTGGCCGCCGCGCTCATCGCGCCGTGGACAGCCACCGACGCCATACGCCGTCGCACCCCAGGGCTGTGA
- the gcvH gene encoding glycine cleavage system protein GcvH has translation MSNIPAELRYAKSDEWVSPAMDGAMYVGISDYAQQQFGDFVFVGLPEVGKVVAAGDSAGSVESNTRASELIAPIGGEVIAVNEELSISPERLNEDPYASWIFKLTPSNAADFDNLLKADEYRAHISEG, from the coding sequence ATGTCGAACATCCCTGCTGAGCTGAGGTACGCCAAGTCGGACGAGTGGGTGTCGCCGGCAATGGACGGTGCGATGTACGTCGGGATCAGCGACTACGCACAGCAGCAGTTCGGCGATTTCGTGTTCGTTGGTCTGCCCGAGGTCGGCAAGGTTGTCGCGGCTGGCGACTCTGCCGGTTCCGTCGAGTCGAACACCAGGGCGTCGGAGCTCATCGCACCGATCGGCGGCGAGGTGATCGCTGTAAACGAGGAGCTGTCCATCAGCCCGGAACGTCTCAACGAGGACCCTTACGCGTCCTGGATCTTCAAGCTCACGCCGTCGAACGCTGCCGACTTTGACAATCTCCTCAAGGCGGACGAATACAGGGCACACATCAGCGAAGGCTGA